Below is a genomic region from Fusobacterium canifelinum.
TGTCTTCTCTAACAGAGAAGTGAGTGGCATCAATAAAGATAATTGGATATACTTCATCTAAGGGTCTATTTTGCCAATCTTGAATTTTGTCTATTACTTTATCAGTAACATTGGAGATAAAACTTTCAGAACATTCAAAACCATATATTTCTTCAATTTGTTCAGAAATTTGCCTAGTAGTCAAACCACGCACATACATATTTATGATTTTTTGATCAATCTCAGAAATATCCTTTTGTCTTTTTTCTACTATTTGTGGCTCAAAAGAAGAATTTCTATCTTGAGGAACTTCAACTTGAAATTCACCATAAGTAGAACGAACATTTTTCTTTTTAGTTCCATTACGATAATTAGTACCATCAGAATGCTGATACTTCTCATAACCAATATGTTCATCCATCTCAGCTTCTAACATAGACTTAATAGTTCCACCTAAAAGGTCTTTAAGAGCTTCTTGGATATCCTCAGTAGTTTTAATATCATATTCTTCAATTAAAGAAGCAATAATATTTTTCTTTCCTTCAGTTAATGGTTTTACTTTGTAAACTTCTTTTTTCTCTTTCATAAAAATAGCCTCCTATGATATTTAATATTCTATCATAGAAGACTATATTTTTTTTAATAATTTACAGACTTTTTTCTACACTCTCCTAAATGAGAAATAAAAAAGTCGTGAAAAATTTTATTCACGGCTTTTCTTATTTGTTAATTTTCCCTGACTCATTGCAAATATATCATCAATAGTCATTTGAAAATTTATTTCTCTATTTTCCTTTTCTGCTCTCTCTTTAATTTTTTTATTGTGAAATTCTTCTGTCAAAAGACAGAAAGGTAAATTACCAATATCTAAGTATCTTATCATTCCTTCAATATCCCTTGCAGGCATCATTTTTCCTAGATTATATTTTGAAGGAGCAAAAGGAATATCAATCACACCATATTCAAAAGCTTCTATAATAGCTTTTCTTAAATCTCCATCACATCTTGAGAAAATTTTTGCAATTATTTGAGCAGTTTCTTTTTTTATTTGTTCTTTTTCAAAAAATATTTCTTCATAATTATTGATTTTTTGGCTATTACCAATATCTAAGATAGTCTTAGTTAGAAGTAGTGAATTAATCATAGTATTATCTAACGAATTTTTAGTATACTCATCTATATTTTTTACAAATATTCTATTAGCTTTAGAGAATAAAGCAATAGTTGTAGAATAAGAAATTAGTGAATAGGCTTTTAATTCCTCCTCTGGAAATCCACCTATCCATTGATTAAATACAGTTGAGATGTTAATATCCTTAAAAGAAAAAGTATCTAGATAAAATTGTATATGCTCTTTAAGAGCTAACAAACTAGCAATATCTTGAGTGATATTTCCATATTGAGCAACCCCTATACTTATATTCTTCACACCTTGTTCAACAGCAAGTAAGGTTTCTAAAATTTGTATTGAGTTAGAAATTGCTGGTGGAACAAGTGTGGCAGTAAGTGGAGAAAAAATTTCTCTATTTATTTTTATTCCATTTTCTTCATAAATTCCAACAAGTCTGTCTACATATTTCCAATTTTCTAAGCTATCTTTTAATGAAATAGACTTACTAAAAGGTATATTATGGCTAATTCCACCACCATCAAAAGCTGAAAAACCACCTAATAGTGCAAATTCAGCTAATAATCTTGCATCAGGAGAACCATGTTTTATCTGTAATGGAACTTCCACATCATTTATAATTTTTCTAGCTAATTTTGTTCCATAATTTATTAATGGAAAACCATTTAGAAGAGATTTATTAGATTTTATGGAATCTTCCAAGATAACTTTTGCATTATCATAATGATTTTCCCTAGTATGAGAATCTATTATAATTGAAAGAAAATCTGCCTGTCCAACCCTATGAAAATTATTTAAATTTTTTATTAAATCTTCTAATAGAGTTTCTCTACTATGTGCCTGTGTCATAATTCTATTATCTTGTATAGATTGCTCTAATTTCTTTTGAAAATTTTTATAGTCTGGCAATGACTTATGAAATCTAATAGCAGTGTCTAAATCAAAGTCATCTAAATTTTTATAATTTGCTAAAAATTTTTTTCTCATTTCTAAAAAATCTTCTTTGTCAATTTTTTTAAATGTAATTGGCATTTAAAATCCCCCAATTTATATTTCCACTAAATATTTTTTCATTATTTGATAAGCTATATCTGGATAATCATTAGCTAGTAAGCCCATAGCAGACATAATATAAGTTTTATCAACTAAAAATTTCGGATATTTTGGCTTTAAAAGAAGTGGATTATCTTCATTAAACAGTGTTAAATCTAATATTTTTCTTGGATTTCTACTATTATTTAGTATTCCACCTGTTCCTATTACATACTTTACATCTGTTAAATCTTTACCATTTTGAACAAATAAAGTTCCCATAGGAGAAAAGATAGATTCTAAAGTTCCAACATGTCTATTCATAGCAATTTCAGTACATAACATTGCCATCATTTCATCAAAAATTATATCATCTTCTGTCTCAGCAACAAAATCTGTATTTTCTTGTCTAAATTTAAAATTTTCTCTTATATTTATTTTTGAATCCTTACTTCCTAAATATTCTCTAATTTTATTCAAACTTGTAGCTTCATAAAGTGCTAATGAAGAATATCTCATTCCTAAATCCCCTTCAACAGTTCTTTTAGAATAAGGTTCTTCCATACCTTTTAATTGAATATCATTAGTTTTAGGTAAGCCCCTTCCAATTGAATGAATATCAGTTGTAGCTCCACCTATATCTATTACTATAGAATTATTTTCATCTTTTGAAAAAACTTCAGCTGCTTTCATAACAGCTGTTGGAGTAGGCATAA
It encodes:
- the glmL gene encoding methylaspartate mutase accessory protein GlmL; protein product: MSTRIYLTIDFGSTYTKLTAIDLDKKEIVATSRAMTTVKTDVLIGFNEAFEILENDLKNKLKSYEFVKKVACSSAAGGLKIIAIGLVPELTTEAAKKAALSSGAKVIKTYAFNLTDKDIEEISNLPHDMLLLTGGTNGGNREYILNNAKILAQNNMEKTIVVAGNEEVSEQIAEIFKEHNIEFYISENVMPVVNKINVIPVKEVIREVFMRNIVKAKGMENVQKLVGDIIMPTPTAVMKAAEVFSKDENNSIVIDIGGATTDIHSIGRGLPKTNDIQLKGMEEPYSKRTVEGDLGMRYSSLALYEATSLNKIREYLGSKDSKINIRENFKFRQENTDFVAETEDDIIFDEMMAMLCTEIAMNRHVGTLESIFSPMGTLFVQNGKDLTDVKYVIGTGGILNNSRNPRKILDLTLFNEDNPLLLKPKYPKFLVDKTYIMSAMGLLANDYPDIAYQIMKKYLVEI
- a CDS encoding methylaspartate mutase subunit E, whose product is MPITFKKIDKEDFLEMRKKFLANYKNLDDFDLDTAIRFHKSLPDYKNFQKKLEQSIQDNRIMTQAHSRETLLEDLIKNLNNFHRVGQADFLSIIIDSHTRENHYDNAKVILEDSIKSNKSLLNGFPLINYGTKLARKIINDVEVPLQIKHGSPDARLLAEFALLGGFSAFDGGGISHNIPFSKSISLKDSLENWKYVDRLVGIYEENGIKINREIFSPLTATLVPPAISNSIQILETLLAVEQGVKNISIGVAQYGNITQDIASLLALKEHIQFYLDTFSFKDINISTVFNQWIGGFPEEELKAYSLISYSTTIALFSKANRIFVKNIDEYTKNSLDNTMINSLLLTKTILDIGNSQKINNYEEIFFEKEQIKKETAQIIAKIFSRCDGDLRKAIIEAFEYGVIDIPFAPSKYNLGKMMPARDIEGMIRYLDIGNLPFCLLTEEFHNKKIKERAEKENREINFQMTIDDIFAMSQGKLTNKKSRE